In one Aeromicrobium wangtongii genomic region, the following are encoded:
- a CDS encoding sulfite oxidase-like oxidoreductase yields MAHFTRGFTGRPRRGGNDRLPPGQYDTGESWPTLTAELTPTIDVDEWTMAVDGLVDTPTTWDWRGIHALPPSSYFGDIHCVTTWSKFDTTFSGVSVDALLDVAGVKPEATHVFATSTTGYTTNLPLADVTGGKAWIVWDFDGKPLPPEHGGPVRLLVPHLYFWKSAKWITRLELRDHDEPGFWERNGYHDRGDPWLEQRYQGDA; encoded by the coding sequence ATGGCACACTTCACCCGCGGATTCACCGGACGTCCACGTCGCGGCGGCAACGACCGGCTGCCGCCCGGCCAGTACGACACCGGCGAGAGCTGGCCGACCCTCACCGCCGAGCTGACCCCGACGATCGACGTCGACGAGTGGACCATGGCCGTCGACGGCCTGGTCGACACGCCCACGACCTGGGACTGGCGCGGCATCCACGCCCTCCCGCCGTCCAGCTACTTCGGCGACATCCACTGCGTCACGACCTGGTCGAAGTTCGACACGACGTTCAGCGGGGTCAGCGTCGATGCCCTGCTGGACGTCGCCGGCGTCAAGCCCGAGGCGACGCACGTCTTCGCCACGTCGACCACCGGCTACACGACCAATTTGCCCTTGGCCGACGTTACCGGCGGCAAGGCGTGGATCGTGTGGGACTTCGACGGCAAGCCGCTGCCCCCCGAGCACGGCGGACCGGTGCGGCTGCTGGTCCCGCACCTGTACTTCTGGAAGTCGGCGAAGTGGATCACGCGCCTGGAGCTGCGCGATCACGACGAGCCGGGCTTCTGGGAGCGCAACGGCTACCACGACCGCGGCGACCCGTGGCTCGAGCAGCGCTACCAGGGTGACGCGTGA
- a CDS encoding FAD-binding oxidoreductase → MSDLTQETTSAVASSWTTGTVREVEHLGENFVKLRLEVADRHDHVPGQHYVVRLRAPDGYTAQRSYSIASDPADPLVELMVECLPRGEVSGFLHDVVEVGDELEVRGPIGRWFVWGGTTPSLCVAGGSGVVPFVSMMRYARRTGTEHLLRVVASAQTRQKLPYVEELEEFGAFIALTRENQPLPDGSERVAAHIYPDELVPLAEGVERAYVCGSVGFVSFVGRSLGEAGVRSDTVRVEQFGPTG, encoded by the coding sequence GTGAGCGACCTGACGCAGGAGACCACCAGCGCTGTCGCCAGCAGCTGGACGACGGGCACTGTCCGGGAGGTCGAGCACCTCGGCGAGAACTTCGTCAAGCTGCGCCTGGAGGTCGCCGACCGCCACGACCACGTCCCCGGACAGCACTACGTCGTGCGCCTGCGCGCGCCCGACGGGTACACCGCGCAGCGCTCGTACTCCATCGCATCGGATCCGGCCGATCCGCTGGTCGAGCTGATGGTGGAGTGCCTTCCGCGCGGCGAGGTGTCCGGCTTCCTGCACGATGTCGTCGAGGTCGGCGACGAGCTGGAGGTCCGCGGTCCGATCGGGCGCTGGTTCGTGTGGGGCGGCACGACGCCGTCGCTGTGCGTCGCGGGCGGCTCGGGAGTCGTCCCGTTCGTCTCGATGATGCGGTACGCCCGGCGCACCGGCACCGAGCACCTGCTGCGGGTCGTCGCCTCGGCCCAGACCCGGCAGAAGCTGCCGTACGTCGAGGAGCTCGAGGAGTTCGGCGCCTTCATCGCGCTGACGCGGGAGAACCAGCCCCTGCCGGACGGTTCGGAGCGGGTCGCGGCACACATCTACCCCGATGAGCTCGTGCCGCTGGCCGAAGGTGTCGAGCGGGCCTACGTCTGCGGCTCGGTGGGCTTCGTCAGCTTCGTGGGACGCAGCCTCGGCGAGGCCGGTGTCCGCAGCGACACCGTGCGCGTCGAGCAGTTCGGGCCGACCGGCTAG
- a CDS encoding PHP domain-containing protein has translation MRIDLHTHSNRSDGTDTPTELVEKAKIAGLDVVAITDHDSTAGWDEAQQAADRVGITLVRGIEISTMREGTSVHLLGYGFDPTDPALLAELQRVLDGRDDRLPGLVRKLAEHGMPLTVDDVTAQSGSAAASGRPHVADAMVAAGYVADRDEAFRDWLYDNGPVYIERYGTPLADAIGLVRDAGGVTVLAHPWARKGRRVLSPDVIADLARQGLGGIEVDHVNHSEEVRAELRAIAADLGLAVTGSSDYHGTGKGPEFHLGARTTAPEEFERLFG, from the coding sequence GTGCGCATCGATCTCCACACCCACTCGAATCGTTCGGACGGCACCGACACCCCCACGGAGCTGGTGGAGAAGGCCAAGATCGCGGGGCTGGACGTCGTGGCGATCACCGATCACGACTCGACCGCCGGCTGGGACGAGGCGCAGCAGGCTGCCGACCGGGTCGGCATCACCCTGGTGCGTGGCATCGAGATCTCCACGATGCGCGAGGGGACCAGCGTCCACCTGCTCGGGTACGGCTTCGACCCGACCGATCCGGCGCTGCTCGCAGAGCTGCAGCGCGTCCTCGACGGCCGGGACGACCGCCTGCCCGGCCTGGTCCGCAAGCTCGCCGAGCACGGCATGCCGCTGACCGTCGACGACGTCACAGCCCAGTCGGGCAGCGCCGCGGCATCGGGCCGTCCGCACGTCGCCGACGCGATGGTCGCGGCCGGCTACGTCGCCGACCGGGACGAGGCGTTCCGTGACTGGCTCTACGACAACGGGCCGGTCTACATCGAGCGGTACGGCACACCGCTGGCCGATGCCATCGGGCTGGTCAGGGACGCGGGCGGCGTCACGGTGCTGGCCCACCCCTGGGCCCGCAAGGGGCGGCGGGTGCTGAGCCCCGACGTCATCGCCGATCTCGCGCGGCAGGGGCTCGGCGGCATCGAGGTCGACCACGTCAACCACTCCGAGGAGGTGCGAGCCGAGCTGCGCGCGATCGCCGCCGACCTGGGCCTCGCCGTGACCGGCTCGAGCGACTACCACGGCACTGGCAAGGGCCCGGAGTTCCACCTGGGCGCCCGCACGACAGCGCCCGAGGAGTTCGAGCGGCTGTTCGGCTAG